The sequence AAGAAGAGTTGTTCACCGAGATTTTGCACAAGTTGTGGTCCAGCAGCGTGGCGCAACTGGACGTCAGCTACAACAGCGCACACCCCCTGCGCGACCAACTGCGTGTGCTGCTGGAGGCGAAGATGAAGATGATGTCGGACACCAACTTCCTAGACCTGGCCCGCGTGGCGATTGCCGCAACGATCCACTCCCCGGAACGGGCCCAGGACATCGTCAACCGCCTGAGCGAACGGGAAGAAGGTTTTACCTTGTGGGTACGCGCCGCCCAAGAAGACGGCCGACTCAAGGCCGTAGACCCATGCTTCGCCGCCCATCAGGTACAAAGCCTGCTCAAGGCCTTTGCCTTCTGGCCGCAGATCACCCTTGGCCAGCCCATCCTCGACACCGCCACCCAAGCCAGCGTCGTCGAATCGGCAATGGACCTGTTCCTGGCCGGCTACGAGATTGCCGAACAGCGCTGATTCGCTCGCTCACCTCACCCACAGATCCTGTTGCAGGCACGACATCTGCATGTCGTTTTTGCTCTATTGCGGCCGTCTGCGACGCGAATGGCCTGGAAGGACACTGATTATTCCGGCGCGAATAACTGACAATATTCACCGGCATATCCGACCCTAAGTCTTCCCGATATCGCACACCGTCGTATCCGCAAAAAGAACATCTGACCCAGGAATCTATGGAAAACCAACGAGGCAAAGGGCTGTCATTTGCCAGACGTATCTACAGGCCAAGGATCATCGGCCTGGGCATCGGCTGCGTCAGTGTCGCTGCGGCTCTGTACCCGCTACAGATGCCAGGCTGGACCTGGGGCTTTTTGATATTCAACGGGTTTGTCTGGCCGCACCTGGCGTATCAGCTCTCGACTCGCTCCGAATTCCCCTACCACGCTGAACGACGCAACATCCTGTACGACTCGCTGTGTGGCGGGTTCTGGGCTGCAACCACGCAGTTCACACCACTGACGGCCGTGACCATCCTGTCGATGATGACGATGAACAACTTCGCCGCCGGCGGTAAGCGCATGTTTATCCGCGGCACAGTGGCTCAAGTGGCTGGCGTCGGCCTGGCGTGGCTACTATTCGGCGTCAGCTTCAACGGCGATGTCAGCCTCACTGAGGTCTACGCCTGCCTGCCGATGCTGATGTTCTACCCAATGGCACTGGGTATGGTGTGCTACCGCTTGGCGATCAAATTGTCAGAACACAAGCGCGCCTTGAGTGCCCTGAGCCGCACCGACAGCCTGACCGGCCTGCTCAACCACGGATCCTGGAAAGACTTGCTGCACTTGAAGTTTCACAAGTGCCAGCAACAACACACACAGGCC is a genomic window of Pseudomonas sp. ADAK18 containing:
- a CDS encoding TetR/AcrR family transcriptional regulator, which gives rise to MTAPLRLTDRKREAIVAAAIAEFRDNGFEVTSMDKIAATAGVSKRTVYNHFQSKEELFTEILHKLWSSSVAQLDVSYNSAHPLRDQLRVLLEAKMKMMSDTNFLDLARVAIAATIHSPERAQDIVNRLSEREEGFTLWVRAAQEDGRLKAVDPCFAAHQVQSLLKAFAFWPQITLGQPILDTATQASVVESAMDLFLAGYEIAEQR
- a CDS encoding diguanylate cyclase, coding for MENQRGKGLSFARRIYRPRIIGLGIGCVSVAAALYPLQMPGWTWGFLIFNGFVWPHLAYQLSTRSEFPYHAERRNILYDSLCGGFWAATTQFTPLTAVTILSMMTMNNFAAGGKRMFIRGTVAQVAGVGLAWLLFGVSFNGDVSLTEVYACLPMLMFYPMALGMVCYRLAIKLSEHKRALSALSRTDSLTGLLNHGSWKDLLHLKFHKCQQQHTQATIALIDIDHFKQINDTHGHIIGDAVLRQLSLELRRNLRENDLAGRYGGDEFCVILPNMPLEQAALIMDRMREVFSNYRNPEIPELRVSLSIGLASFRPAFTDAAMWLNAADKALYAAKDTGRNRVNVDEYVIAHSA